In a genomic window of Aggregatimonas sangjinii:
- a CDS encoding cupin-like domain-containing protein — MKIQDIPRVKSISKEDFLEHYFWPQKPVVIEQAVEDWPAIEKWNLNYIKQVAGEKTVPLYDDRPVHHEDGFNEPHAEMKMTDYVDLLKSKPTKYRIFLWNIFKEVPQLQKDFSIPDFGVTIKKKLPMLFFGGRDSFTFMHYDIDMSNIFHFHFEGRKECILFAPSETKYLYKVPHSLITHESIDFTNPDFKQWPVLEKATGYQTFLEHGEMLFMPEGYWHYMKYHTEGFSMSLRSWPKRPMNFVKGVYNVFGLRTFDIMMRKVRGQKWIDWKNRKAIERTNKLAAKI; from the coding sequence TTGAAGATACAGGACATACCCAGGGTGAAGTCCATTTCTAAAGAAGACTTTCTCGAGCACTACTTTTGGCCTCAAAAACCCGTCGTGATCGAACAGGCGGTCGAAGATTGGCCCGCAATCGAGAAGTGGAATCTTAACTACATCAAGCAGGTCGCCGGCGAAAAAACGGTACCGCTTTACGATGACCGCCCAGTACATCACGAAGACGGCTTCAATGAGCCGCATGCCGAGATGAAGATGACCGATTATGTAGACCTCCTGAAATCCAAACCGACCAAATACCGTATTTTTCTATGGAATATCTTTAAGGAAGTACCTCAACTGCAAAAAGACTTTTCCATCCCGGATTTTGGAGTTACCATCAAGAAAAAATTACCCATGCTTTTTTTCGGGGGAAGGGATTCCTTCACCTTTATGCACTACGATATCGACATGTCGAATATTTTCCATTTTCATTTTGAGGGAAGGAAGGAGTGCATTCTTTTTGCGCCATCCGAGACCAAATACCTGTACAAAGTACCGCATTCCTTGATTACACACGAAAGTATCGATTTTACGAACCCCGATTTCAAACAGTGGCCGGTTCTGGAAAAAGCAACGGGGTACCAGACTTTTTTGGAACATGGCGAAATGCTTTTTATGCCAGAGGGCTACTGGCATTATATGAAGTACCACACTGAAGGTTTTTCGATGAGTCTACGGTCGTGGCCTAAAAGGCCTATGAACTTCGTTAAAGGCGTGTACAACGTCTTCGGGCTCCGCACCTTCGATATTATGATGCGAAAGGTCCGGGGTCAGAAATGGATCGACTGGAAGAACAGAAAAGCCATTGAGCGAACGAACAAACTGGCCGCTAAAATTTGA
- a CDS encoding gliding motility-associated protein GldE encodes MDPDPLRLIFFSTALDSFFAVKIAVLVLLLVCSALISGAEVAFFSLSSTDVKEIEEKKTSRGDIIAKLLNRPKKLLATILIANNAINIGVVLLFSDIGEVLFGSINYLLFGFIDIQFLLEVVVATFLILMFGEILPKVYANRNSIAFANFMAYPLKVLDVLFSPLSLPMRSGTLFMHNKLGKEKSNLSVDQLSQALELTSDGDTTKEEQKILKGIVSFGNTDTKQVMRPRIDIFALNELMKFPEVIAEIKKHGYSRIPVFSDNMDNVLGVLYVKDLLPYIDRKTFDWMSLIREPYFVPENKKLDDLLLEFQDKKNHLAVVVDEYGGTSGIVTLEDIIEEIVGDISDEFDDEDLVYSKLDDFNYVFEGKTALKDFYRVVKIENEEEFEEKKGESETIAGFVLEIAGSFPKKSDTIHFNKYQFKVESLDKKRLKQIKITMPHE; translated from the coding sequence TTGGATCCCGACCCTTTACGTCTAATATTTTTTTCTACGGCTCTTGATAGTTTTTTTGCGGTGAAAATCGCTGTTTTGGTGTTGCTGCTAGTCTGCTCCGCCCTAATCTCTGGTGCCGAGGTGGCTTTCTTTAGCCTGTCCTCTACCGACGTGAAGGAAATCGAGGAAAAAAAGACCTCCCGTGGCGATATTATTGCAAAACTCCTCAATCGGCCCAAAAAGTTGCTGGCGACCATTTTAATCGCGAACAATGCCATCAATATCGGTGTGGTTCTGCTGTTCAGTGATATCGGAGAAGTGCTATTCGGTTCAATCAATTACCTATTGTTCGGATTTATAGACATACAGTTTTTGCTCGAGGTTGTCGTGGCCACCTTCCTTATCTTAATGTTCGGCGAGATTCTTCCTAAAGTATACGCCAATAGAAACAGTATCGCCTTTGCAAATTTTATGGCCTACCCCTTAAAGGTTTTGGATGTGCTTTTTTCGCCCCTCAGCCTTCCGATGCGGTCTGGAACTTTGTTTATGCACAATAAATTGGGTAAGGAAAAATCGAACCTGAGCGTCGATCAATTATCGCAAGCTCTTGAACTCACTTCCGATGGTGATACGACCAAGGAGGAACAAAAAATACTGAAAGGTATCGTCTCTTTTGGCAATACCGACACCAAACAGGTCATGCGGCCCCGTATCGATATTTTTGCCTTGAACGAGTTGATGAAATTTCCAGAGGTTATCGCGGAAATCAAAAAACACGGTTATTCCCGTATTCCGGTTTTCTCCGATAATATGGATAACGTGCTCGGTGTATTATATGTTAAGGATTTACTGCCCTATATCGATAGAAAGACCTTTGATTGGATGTCGCTCATTCGCGAGCCTTATTTTGTGCCGGAGAATAAAAAGTTAGACGATTTGCTTTTGGAATTTCAGGATAAGAAAAATCATTTGGCCGTCGTGGTCGATGAGTATGGGGGTACCTCCGGAATCGTTACCTTAGAGGATATTATCGAGGAAATCGTCGGGGATATCAGCGATGAGTTCGATGATGAAGATTTGGTGTATTCGAAATTGGATGATTTCAACTATGTGTTTGAAGGAAAAACGGCCTTAAAGGATTTTTATCGGGTCGTAAAAATCGAAAACGAAGAAGAATTCGAAGAAAAAAAGGGCGAGTCTGAAACGATAGCGGGCTTTGTACTTGAAATCGCGGGGAGTTTCCCCAAAAAGAGCGATACCATCCATTTTAATAAATACCAATTTAAGGTCGAAAGTTTGGACAAAAAACGGTTGAAGCAAATTAAAATCACGATGCCACATGAATAG
- a CDS encoding DUF695 domain-containing protein codes for MLSFFGLGKSKAQIEKPNKAKGIIGRYYEGDLPVIVKLINELPESKVMSELTFLTIVSWKYDGSKNNGMPSTEINNRMIILEDAIENSMNFTDLFTHVYSRTGNNLKEFAYYSKNQNLFMEILNGTLKKHDAYPIEINFYEDKEWIDFKTVLKDFEK; via the coding sequence ATGCTTTCATTCTTTGGACTTGGGAAGAGTAAAGCTCAAATTGAAAAGCCTAATAAGGCAAAAGGAATTATAGGTAGATACTATGAAGGCGATTTACCTGTGATAGTGAAATTAATAAATGAGTTACCGGAAAGTAAAGTGATGTCTGAATTAACTTTTTTAACTATCGTATCTTGGAAATACGACGGTAGTAAAAATAACGGAATGCCATCAACGGAAATCAATAACCGAATGATAATTTTAGAAGACGCAATTGAAAACTCAATGAACTTTACTGATTTATTTACTCATGTTTACAGCAGAACTGGAAATAATTTAAAGGAATTCGCATATTATAGTAAGAATCAAAATCTATTTATGGAAATTTTAAATGGAACTCTAAAAAAACATGACGCTTATCCTATTGAAATCAATTTTTATGAGGATAAAGAATGGATTGATTTTAAAACTGTCTTAAAGGATTTTGAGAAATAA
- a CDS encoding HU family DNA-binding protein, which yields MTKAEIVAKISDKLGMEKGDVQATVESFMEEVKSSLESGNNVYLRGFGSFIIKTRAEKTGRNISKNTTIKIAAHNIPAFKPAKVFVEGVKSNVLIK from the coding sequence ATGACGAAAGCGGAAATTGTAGCAAAGATCTCGGATAAACTGGGAATGGAAAAAGGAGATGTTCAGGCAACTGTGGAATCCTTTATGGAAGAAGTTAAATCTTCATTGGAAAGTGGCAATAATGTGTATTTAAGAGGTTTTGGAAGTTTTATTATCAAAACCAGAGCGGAGAAAACAGGTAGAAACATCTCTAAGAATACGACAATCAAGATTGCTGCCCACAACATTCCAGCGTTTAAACCGGCTAAGGTTTTTGTAGAAGGTGTTAAGAGTAACGTACTCATAAAATAA
- a CDS encoding single-stranded DNA-binding protein, whose protein sequence is MSGTLNKVMLIGHLGDEVKMHYFEGGGCIGRFPIATNETYTNKTTGERVTNTDWHNIVVRNKAAEICEKYLSKGDKVYVEGRLKTRQWQGEDGNTRYSTEVQVQDFTFLSTKKESQANAAQTQKPVQPEATGSAGVEKASTAEQEDDLPF, encoded by the coding sequence ATGAGTGGAACGTTGAATAAGGTGATGCTGATAGGGCATCTGGGAGACGAGGTAAAAATGCATTACTTTGAGGGCGGTGGCTGTATTGGCCGTTTTCCAATAGCTACCAATGAAACCTATACGAACAAGACTACTGGGGAGCGAGTTACCAATACCGATTGGCATAATATCGTGGTACGCAATAAGGCCGCTGAAATCTGCGAAAAGTATTTGAGCAAGGGCGATAAGGTGTATGTAGAGGGCCGCTTAAAAACAAGACAATGGCAGGGCGAAGATGGTAATACCCGTTATTCCACGGAGGTTCAGGTGCAGGATTTTACCTTTTTGAGCACGAAAAAGGAGAGTCAGGCGAATGCCGCACAAACGCAAAAACCAGTACAGCCCGAGGCTACCGGTTCTGCTGGTGTTGAAAAGGCATCTACGGCCGAACAGGAAGATGATCTTCCGTTTTAA
- a CDS encoding beta-ketoacyl synthase N-terminal-like domain-containing protein translates to MKEPISIRSIASISPLGSSPEEVWESYLNPRPFLRREQVGHTEEWVARLPDAAKAAIHRLRQSDTNYRNLDDSVLFALYASRKAVAMADWSSGDNFGINLGSSRGATGLLEQYHSEFLEQRKTATLSSPTTTLGNISSWVAHDLQTRGPEISHSITCSTALHALLNGVAWLQSGMTDTFLVGGSEAPLTPFTIAQMKALKVYSNVRLSTSTPLSTDPVEAQSRDTIITYPCQALQLDKKRNTMVLGEGAAVACLEKGISKDTMALIEGIGYATELLEHNVSISADAVCFQRAMKMALGNIAPAEVDAIVMHAPGTVKGDLSEYKAIQQVFGDHMPALTTNKWKIGHTFGASGMLSVELAVLMLQRQQFVGVPFRVYDTEPKKLERVLVNAVGFGGNAVSVLLGKNI, encoded by the coding sequence TTGAAAGAACCCATTTCCATCCGTTCCATCGCTTCGATATCCCCCTTGGGTTCCTCCCCTGAAGAAGTTTGGGAAAGCTATCTTAATCCCCGACCGTTTTTGCGAAGGGAACAGGTGGGCCATACGGAAGAATGGGTCGCGCGCTTACCTGATGCTGCCAAAGCCGCAATCCATCGACTAAGACAATCGGATACGAACTATCGTAACCTCGACGATTCCGTACTTTTTGCGCTTTATGCTTCCCGAAAAGCGGTCGCGATGGCAGATTGGTCTTCAGGGGATAACTTCGGTATTAACCTTGGCTCTTCGCGGGGTGCTACGGGCCTACTTGAGCAGTATCATTCGGAGTTCCTAGAACAAAGAAAGACGGCAACGCTATCTTCACCGACCACCACCTTGGGCAATATCTCCTCCTGGGTGGCACATGACTTGCAGACCCGAGGCCCGGAAATCTCGCATTCCATCACCTGTTCCACCGCCTTGCATGCCTTGTTGAATGGTGTGGCCTGGTTGCAAAGCGGTATGACAGATACCTTTTTGGTCGGCGGGAGTGAGGCACCTCTCACTCCTTTTACGATAGCGCAAATGAAGGCGTTAAAAGTATATTCAAATGTCAGGCTGAGCACTTCGACTCCGCTCAGCACGGACCCAGTCGAAGCCCAATCACGGGATACCATCATAACCTACCCTTGCCAGGCATTGCAGCTCGATAAAAAAAGAAACACCATGGTTTTGGGGGAAGGCGCCGCGGTGGCCTGTTTGGAAAAGGGAATTTCGAAGGATACCATGGCCCTAATCGAAGGCATAGGCTATGCCACAGAACTATTGGAACATAATGTTTCGATTTCGGCGGATGCCGTTTGCTTTCAACGTGCGATGAAAATGGCTTTGGGGAACATCGCTCCTGCTGAGGTAGATGCCATTGTGATGCATGCGCCCGGTACCGTGAAGGGGGATTTATCGGAGTATAAGGCGATACAACAAGTCTTTGGTGACCATATGCCTGCTTTGACCACCAACAAATGGAAAATCGGACATACGTTCGGGGCATCCGGAATGCTCAGTGTTGAGTTGGCAGTGTTGATGCTGCAGCGGCAGCAGTTTGTTGGGGTGCCATTTAGGGTGTACGATACCGAACCGAAAAAGCTGGAACGTGTGTTGGTGAATGCCGTTGGGTTTGGGGGGAATGCGGTGAGTGTGTTGTTGGGTAAGAATATATAG
- a CDS encoding regulatory protein RecX codes for MQTNSNNYTVQEATRKLESYCAYQERCHKEVRQKLRDMGMIPEASDLIINHLIQENYLNEERFAQSYARGKFTIKKWGRNRIVNELKFRGISRFNIKTALKEIDDTVYLETLDALARKRVSQINETNLKKRRKKLADYLLYRGWESHLVYGKVKELVG; via the coding sequence TTGCAAACCAATTCGAACAACTATACCGTGCAGGAAGCTACCCGTAAATTGGAAAGCTATTGTGCTTATCAAGAACGCTGTCACAAAGAGGTGCGGCAAAAGCTTCGCGATATGGGAATGATACCCGAGGCCAGCGATTTGATCATAAATCATTTGATCCAAGAGAATTACCTGAACGAAGAACGCTTTGCGCAAAGCTACGCACGGGGAAAGTTCACGATTAAAAAATGGGGGAGAAACCGAATCGTAAATGAATTGAAATTCAGGGGTATTTCTAGATTTAATATCAAAACGGCACTAAAGGAAATCGACGATACCGTATATCTGGAAACCTTGGACGCCCTTGCCCGAAAAAGGGTTTCGCAGATCAACGAAACCAATCTTAAAAAACGTCGAAAAAAACTGGCCGATTATTTATTGTACCGCGGCTGGGAGAGCCATCTGGTCTACGGAAAAGTGAAAGAACTGGTGGGATAG
- the bioB gene encoding biotin synthase BioB, producing the protein MSETRHNWTKAEILDIYNKPLMELLYDAATIHRRNHDPNTVQVSTLLSIKTGGCPEDCGYCPQAARYHTDIDGNDLMTVPHVKAQALRAKASGSSRVCMGAAWRNVKDGPEFDQVLEMVRTINKLDMEVCCTLGMITENQAKRLAEAGLYAYNHNLDTSEDYYKDVISTRAFEDRLDTIENVRKSNVTVCSGGIIGMGEKVEDRAGMLVALSSLNPQPESVPINALVPVEGTPMADMEKVSIWEMIRMVATTRIVMPETQVRLSAGRTEMSREGQAMCFFAGANSIFAGDKLLTTPNPDVNEDMAMFKLLGLNPQKPFTKVSQPKTVEAADSELQPLGEKPKWSRPGHSIERNEMAKASGKG; encoded by the coding sequence ATGAGCGAAACAAGACACAACTGGACCAAAGCCGAAATTCTGGATATTTACAACAAACCGCTGATGGAGCTGCTCTACGATGCCGCGACCATCCATCGGAGAAACCACGATCCGAACACGGTTCAGGTGTCCACCTTATTGTCCATAAAAACCGGCGGTTGTCCTGAAGACTGTGGTTATTGTCCGCAAGCGGCGCGCTACCATACCGATATCGATGGAAACGATTTGATGACCGTACCCCATGTTAAGGCTCAAGCACTCCGCGCGAAGGCTTCGGGAAGCTCACGGGTATGTATGGGAGCGGCATGGCGAAACGTAAAAGACGGTCCCGAGTTCGACCAGGTGCTCGAAATGGTACGCACCATCAACAAACTCGATATGGAGGTCTGCTGCACCTTGGGCATGATTACCGAAAACCAGGCCAAACGCTTGGCCGAGGCAGGGCTGTATGCCTACAACCACAATCTCGATACTTCCGAGGATTACTATAAGGATGTCATCTCTACCCGTGCCTTTGAAGACCGCTTGGACACCATTGAAAACGTACGTAAAAGCAACGTAACGGTGTGTAGCGGAGGTATTATCGGGATGGGCGAAAAAGTCGAGGATAGGGCAGGAATGTTGGTCGCCCTTTCTTCCTTAAACCCACAGCCCGAGTCGGTACCTATTAATGCGTTGGTACCTGTTGAGGGCACGCCTATGGCCGATATGGAAAAAGTATCGATTTGGGAGATGATCCGTATGGTCGCCACGACCCGTATCGTAATGCCGGAGACCCAAGTGCGTTTGTCGGCAGGGCGCACTGAAATGAGCAGGGAAGGACAAGCCATGTGTTTTTTCGCGGGGGCGAATTCCATCTTTGCCGGCGATAAATTGTTGACCACCCCCAATCCCGATGTAAATGAGGATATGGCCATGTTCAAACTACTGGGATTGAATCCCCAAAAGCCATTTACCAAAGTATCCCAGCCCAAAACGGTAGAGGCCGCCGACTCCGAGCTACAACCATTAGGTGAAAAGCCAAAGTGGAGTCGCCCCGGGCATAGCATTGAACGGAACGAGATGGCCAAGGCATCCGGGAAGGGCTAG
- the mutY gene encoding A/G-specific adenine glycosylase produces MPFSQKILQWYAENKRELPWRSTTDPYKIWLSEIMLQQTRVAQGTPYYLKFVKHFPTVVHLADAPEEEVLKLWQGLGYYSRARNLHATAKKVAYKMNGEFPDSYAELIKLKGIGDYTASAIASICFGELQPVVDGNVFRVLARYFGVDRPINDSGGPKYFKKLAREVMPLEEIREYNQGIMEFGAIQCAPKKPYCLHCPLNESCVALQKNKVHELPIKLRKTKVRNRFFNYLVVLGQNEQGESVSILNQRTGKGIWQNLYEFPLVESEARIGLDTLKKSIPSNLQPDLINEINLYNEKEIVHKLSHQHLHTRFWIVKTTAVISKGIPLKDLEKYAVPVLIAEFMKAFKF; encoded by the coding sequence ATGCCGTTTTCCCAAAAAATCTTACAATGGTACGCCGAAAATAAAAGGGAACTGCCATGGCGAAGCACTACAGACCCCTATAAAATTTGGCTTTCGGAAATCATGCTGCAGCAGACCCGGGTGGCGCAGGGCACGCCCTATTACCTCAAATTTGTTAAGCACTTTCCTACGGTCGTTCATTTGGCGGACGCTCCCGAAGAAGAGGTACTGAAACTATGGCAAGGTCTTGGCTATTATTCAAGAGCCCGGAATCTGCACGCCACTGCTAAAAAAGTCGCTTACAAAATGAACGGCGAATTTCCCGATTCGTATGCCGAGCTTATCAAGTTAAAAGGCATCGGCGACTATACCGCAAGTGCTATTGCATCGATCTGTTTCGGAGAGTTGCAACCTGTAGTCGATGGTAATGTATTTCGGGTGCTGGCTCGTTATTTTGGGGTGGATAGGCCCATAAATGATAGTGGGGGACCGAAATATTTCAAAAAACTGGCACGGGAAGTGATGCCCTTGGAGGAAATTAGAGAATACAATCAAGGCATTATGGAGTTCGGCGCGATACAATGCGCTCCTAAAAAGCCGTATTGTCTGCATTGCCCCCTAAATGAAAGTTGTGTCGCCCTACAGAAAAACAAAGTGCATGAGCTGCCCATAAAACTGAGAAAGACCAAGGTTCGCAATCGGTTTTTCAATTATTTAGTGGTTTTGGGTCAAAATGAGCAAGGTGAGTCCGTAAGTATTTTGAACCAGCGTACGGGCAAGGGTATTTGGCAAAACCTATATGAATTTCCGCTGGTGGAGTCAGAAGCGCGTATTGGTCTGGATACGCTTAAAAAAAGTATTCCGTCTAATTTGCAGCCCGATCTTATCAATGAAATAAACTTGTACAACGAGAAGGAAATCGTTCATAAACTATCGCACCAACACCTTCATACCCGATTTTGGATCGTAAAGACGACGGCAGTAATTTCGAAGGGAATTCCATTAAAGGATTTGGAAAAATACGCTGTCCCCGTTTTGATTGCAGAGTTCATGAAAGCATTTAAATTTTAG
- a CDS encoding ribonuclease E/G translates to MNRELIVRSSSDAVDFALLKDGKLTELHKDEDNNNFAVGDIFLAKIRKPVTGLNAAFVNVGYEKDAFLHYHDLGPQLSSMLKFLKGVSTGRIKDYSLKNFPFEKDIDKNGVITDVVKANQSLLVQIVKEPISTKGPRISSELSFAGRYIVMVPFSDRVSVSQKISSKKEKDRLKRLVMSIKPKGFGIIIRTVAEGKKVAELDKDLENLLSKWTTMCNALIKAHPPSKVLVEVNRASSILRDVFNDSFTGIHVDDQTLCEQIQDYVQEIAPGKESMVKQYQSSVPIFEKFGIERQIKTSFGRTASMSRGAYLIIEHTEALHVIDVNSGTRSNKAKNQEDTALEVNMLSASEIARQLRLRDMGGIIVIDFIDMVKPQHRKKLFEHLKEEMKDDRAKHKILPPSKFGLIQITRQRVRPEMNIKTTEENPNNGGGEVEAPIVLIDKINVDLEKLLKGPKKDSKISLNIHPFIAAYITKGFPSIRFKWFLEHKKWIKVQPRDAYTYLEYRFKDKDGKTIY, encoded by the coding sequence GTGAATAGAGAATTAATCGTAAGATCTAGTTCAGATGCCGTTGATTTTGCCCTGTTAAAGGATGGGAAACTCACCGAATTGCATAAAGATGAGGACAACAACAATTTTGCCGTAGGGGATATATTCCTCGCTAAGATACGGAAGCCCGTAACCGGTTTGAATGCCGCGTTCGTAAATGTTGGTTATGAAAAAGATGCCTTCTTGCATTACCATGACCTTGGGCCGCAATTGTCCTCGATGCTAAAGTTCCTTAAGGGCGTTAGCACCGGAAGAATCAAGGATTACAGCCTAAAGAATTTTCCGTTCGAAAAAGATATTGACAAGAATGGTGTGATTACCGATGTAGTCAAGGCCAATCAGTCGCTTTTAGTGCAAATCGTTAAAGAACCTATATCAACCAAAGGTCCACGAATTAGTTCGGAGCTTTCCTTTGCAGGCCGTTATATTGTTATGGTGCCTTTCTCAGACCGTGTTTCGGTCTCACAGAAAATTAGCAGCAAGAAAGAAAAAGACAGGCTTAAACGATTGGTGATGAGTATCAAACCCAAAGGTTTTGGGATTATTATACGTACCGTCGCCGAGGGCAAAAAAGTCGCGGAACTGGATAAAGATCTAGAGAACTTGTTGTCTAAATGGACCACAATGTGCAACGCATTAATCAAAGCGCACCCCCCTTCAAAGGTGTTGGTAGAGGTCAATAGGGCCTCGAGCATACTTAGGGACGTTTTCAACGATTCCTTTACTGGAATACACGTTGATGACCAAACGCTTTGTGAACAAATTCAGGACTACGTGCAAGAAATCGCACCGGGAAAAGAGTCCATGGTAAAACAGTACCAGTCATCTGTGCCCATTTTCGAAAAATTTGGGATAGAAAGGCAAATAAAGACTTCTTTCGGCCGAACTGCATCAATGAGCAGGGGTGCCTACCTTATCATAGAACATACCGAAGCGCTACACGTTATCGACGTGAACAGCGGTACGCGTTCGAACAAGGCCAAAAATCAAGAAGACACTGCACTGGAAGTAAATATGCTTTCAGCCTCTGAAATCGCACGGCAGCTGCGCCTGCGCGACATGGGGGGTATCATCGTTATCGATTTTATCGATATGGTGAAACCACAGCACAGAAAAAAGCTTTTCGAACATCTTAAGGAAGAGATGAAAGATGATCGGGCCAAACACAAAATATTGCCACCGAGCAAGTTTGGTCTTATTCAGATTACACGTCAACGGGTGCGCCCCGAGATGAATATAAAAACGACAGAGGAAAATCCGAACAATGGCGGTGGCGAGGTAGAAGCCCCTATCGTCTTGATCGACAAGATCAATGTAGATCTTGAGAAACTGTTGAAAGGCCCTAAAAAGGATAGTAAAATCTCATTGAACATACATCCGTTCATTGCAGCCTATATTACCAAAGGGTTTCCATCCATCCGTTTCAAGTGGTTCTTGGAACACAAAAAATGGATCAAAGTACAACCGAGGGATGCCTATACATACCTTGAATACCGTTTTAAGGATAAAGACGGAAAAACCATTTATTGA
- a CDS encoding helix-turn-helix domain-containing protein, with the protein MNVSGELLFFFSALGVFNALLISFYFFFLKRPRNISNFFFGFLLLMLAIRVGKSVFYYFNDDLHLLFIKIGLIACILIGPALYFYIKSLDSANLEIRFWKIHFLVLASLAISIGFLFPETHNPRLALFHWMPIIYTIWLGYIVATGWSIRHTISKIFRKGDKLSSLDFWVLSVFVGNFIIWLAYKTVSYTSYIVGALTFSFIFYLLFLLLHFRRTKGAIFTKSIKYSNKKIEATEAENLKKQLRQLMEKEKLYTNADLKLSDVANKMNILPHTLSQLINDNLGKSFTQFINEYRVLEAKNLIQSNASIKLEAVGYDCGFNSKSTFYSVFKKMTRTTPAKYKETIS; encoded by the coding sequence ATGAACGTTTCCGGTGAACTTTTGTTCTTCTTTAGTGCCTTGGGTGTCTTCAATGCCCTGCTCATCAGTTTTTATTTTTTCTTTCTTAAAAGGCCCAGGAACATTTCAAATTTCTTTTTTGGATTTTTACTGTTAATGCTCGCCATTAGGGTAGGTAAGTCGGTATTTTATTATTTCAATGACGACTTACACTTATTATTTATCAAAATCGGCTTGATCGCATGTATCCTGATCGGTCCCGCGCTCTATTTCTACATCAAATCTTTGGACTCCGCTAATCTTGAAATCCGTTTTTGGAAAATACACTTCTTGGTATTGGCAAGCTTAGCGATTTCCATTGGGTTTTTGTTCCCTGAAACGCACAATCCGCGACTAGCCTTATTTCATTGGATGCCTATAATCTATACCATTTGGTTGGGTTATATAGTAGCTACAGGTTGGTCTATACGGCACACCATTTCTAAGATTTTCAGGAAGGGGGATAAATTGTCAAGTCTCGATTTCTGGGTGCTCAGTGTCTTCGTGGGGAACTTTATCATCTGGCTGGCCTATAAAACAGTATCCTATACCTCTTATATCGTTGGGGCACTAACGTTTTCCTTCATCTTTTATCTATTGTTCCTTTTGCTTCATTTTCGGCGGACCAAAGGGGCTATTTTTACGAAATCTATCAAGTATTCCAACAAAAAAATAGAAGCTACGGAAGCGGAAAACCTCAAAAAACAGCTAAGACAACTCATGGAAAAAGAAAAGCTGTATACCAATGCGGACTTAAAGCTTTCGGATGTTGCGAACAAAATGAATATCCTACCCCACACCTTATCCCAACTGATCAATGATAATTTGGGAAAGAGCTTTACCCAATTCATCAACGAGTACCGTGTTTTGGAGGCCAAAAACCTGATCCAATCGAATGCGTCCATTAAACTGGAGGCGGTAGGTTACGATTGCGGCTTCAATTCGAAATCTACTTTTTATTCCGTTTTTAAGAAAATGACCCGCACTACCCCGGCAAAATACAAGGAAACCATTTCCTAA
- the gldD gene encoding gliding motility lipoprotein GldD, with protein sequence MNRLKALLCAMAVVLLVGCKEEDSIPKPSAELRLEYPKAQLGVLEKDQFEFQFNKMARLKEKNSHSLTLDYPEMRGTIFMNYRKIDGNLEKLLGDAQKFSYEHAVKADGIDEKVFMNEEAKVYGNFYSVTGDAASQAQFYATDSTNHFVTGSLYFYAKPNYDSIYPAAVYLQNDILTIMETLRWK encoded by the coding sequence ATGAATAGGTTAAAAGCATTGTTGTGTGCCATGGCAGTCGTACTATTGGTGGGCTGTAAAGAAGAGGATTCCATACCGAAACCGAGCGCCGAATTGCGTTTGGAGTACCCGAAGGCCCAGTTAGGAGTATTGGAAAAGGACCAATTTGAATTTCAATTCAATAAAATGGCCCGCTTAAAGGAGAAAAATTCGCATTCGCTCACCTTGGATTATCCGGAAATGAGGGGCACCATCTTCATGAATTACAGAAAGATCGATGGTAATTTAGAGAAATTGTTGGGCGATGCGCAAAAGTTTAGTTATGAGCATGCGGTTAAGGCAGATGGCATTGATGAGAAAGTGTTCATGAATGAGGAAGCAAAGGTCTATGGAAATTTTTATAGCGTTACTGGAGATGCCGCCTCCCAAGCCCAGTTCTACGCCACCGATAGCACAAACCATTTTGTAACAGGTTCGCTGTATTTCTACGCCAAACCCAACTATGACTCCATTTACCCCGCGGCGGTTTACCTCCAAAACGACATCCTGACCATAATGGAAACCCTGCGTTGGAAGTAA